A section of the Stigmatella erecta genome encodes:
- the tnpB gene encoding IS66 family insertion sequence element accessory protein TnpB (TnpB, as the term is used for proteins encoded by IS66 family insertion elements, is considered an accessory protein, since TnpC, encoded by a neighboring gene, is a DDE family transposase.), with protein MLTLTRAVRVFAYAAPVDMRKGFDGLGALVEQQLGRQLLKGDVFLFVGRCRRRAKVLHFDGTGLVLLTKRLFRGRFARPWCEQGAQAV; from the coding sequence GTGCTGACGCTTACGCGCGCGGTGCGTGTCTTCGCGTACGCGGCTCCGGTGGATATGCGCAAGGGCTTCGATGGGCTGGGCGCCCTCGTCGAGCAACAGCTGGGCCGTCAGTTGCTCAAAGGCGACGTCTTCCTCTTCGTGGGCCGGTGCCGGCGCCGGGCCAAGGTGCTGCACTTCGACGGCACGGGCCTGGTGCTTCTCACCAAGAGACTCTTCCGAGGGCGCTTCGCCCGGCCCTGGTGCGAGCAGGGCGCGCAGGCGGTGTAG
- a CDS encoding transposase, translating to MELEKELEQFRQEAQRLKAGRRSGSLPFPEALRAFAVRYAEHTVAAGGTVTDAAQKLGVSGPTLYEWRKGRPAGHRRAKPAEKSAALVPVRVSQRPTEAAVAGLQQVALVAPGGWRVEGLTLEGAAQLLGKLGC from the coding sequence GTGGAGTTGGAGAAGGAATTGGAGCAGTTCCGTCAAGAGGCGCAGCGGCTGAAGGCTGGACGGCGCAGTGGCTCGTTGCCGTTCCCCGAGGCACTGCGCGCCTTCGCGGTGCGCTACGCCGAGCACACCGTGGCGGCGGGAGGGACGGTGACGGACGCGGCGCAGAAGCTGGGGGTGTCCGGGCCGACGCTCTACGAGTGGCGCAAGGGCCGTCCCGCGGGGCACCGCCGTGCAAAGCCCGCAGAGAAGAGTGCGGCCCTGGTGCCGGTGCGCGTCAGCCAGCGGCCGACTGAAGCCGCAGTCGCGGGGCTGCAGCAGGTGGCCCTGGTGGCACCGGGTGGCTGGCGAGTCGAGGGGCTGACGCTGGAGGGCGCCGCGCAACTCTTGGGGAAACTGGGGTGCTGA
- a CDS encoding alpha/beta hydrolase: protein MAERGFVTLAFDPSYTGESGGEPRNVASPDINTEDFSAAVDYLGLQASVDRKRIGALGICGFSGMALTAATSDSRISAVATVSMYDMSRSISRSHQDSYTQEQRRQVIDYISQQRWADAENGNYSPGFHEVPFDEKGNIVKGQRILPESLPGNPDPVLAAFFDYYKTPRGFHPRGINSTTAWTATTPMSFFSFSMYANIEMISPRPILLVAGENAHSRYYSEDVHKMASEPKELVIVPGADHVDLYDQMDKIPFNKLTEFFAKNLK from the coding sequence ATGGCCGAGCGGGGATTCGTCACGCTGGCTTTCGATCCGTCCTATACCGGGGAAAGTGGCGGTGAGCCGCGCAATGTCGCATCGCCGGACATCAATACCGAGGATTTCAGTGCGGCAGTGGATTATCTCGGTTTGCAGGCTTCCGTTGACCGTAAGCGCATTGGCGCTCTAGGAATTTGTGGTTTCAGCGGCATGGCGCTGACTGCCGCTACCAGCGATTCGCGCATTAGCGCCGTAGCCACGGTTTCCATGTACGACATGTCCCGGAGCATCAGCCGCAGCCATCAAGACAGCTACACACAGGAACAGCGCCGCCAAGTGATCGACTACATCAGCCAGCAGCGCTGGGCGGATGCGGAAAATGGCAATTATTCGCCGGGCTTTCACGAAGTCCCGTTTGACGAAAAGGGCAATATCGTCAAAGGGCAGCGCATCCTTCCAGAATCATTGCCCGGGAATCCAGACCCAGTCTTGGCTGCTTTCTTCGATTATTACAAAACCCCGCGCGGGTTCCATCCGAGAGGCATCAACTCCACCACCGCATGGACTGCTACAACGCCCATGTCGTTCTTCAGCTTTTCGATGTACGCAAACATTGAAATGATTTCGCCGCGCCCAATCCTGTTGGTGGCAGGAGAGAATGCCCACTCGCGTTACTACTCCGAAGATGTTCACAAGATGGCTTCCGAGCCCAAGGAGTTGGTGATTGTGCCTGGCGCAGACCACGTGGATTTGTATGACCAGATGGACAAGATCCCCTTCAACAAGCTCACGGAGTTCTTTGCCAAGAACCTGAAGTGA